Genomic segment of bacterium:
CGATAACCCGGCATCCGCCGCTGCGGACAAAACCTTTTTATCAGCCGGGTAACACGAAAGTAACATTTTTGCTATTGCGTCAGTATAGCACAAGCATGTAGCCTGTAGCCATACAGTAACACGAATTTTTAATCCAGTCTTACCGGCCCGCTACCGAAGGAACAATCATGCACATGGCCGATGCGCTCGTATCTCCCGCCGTTGGCGGCGCGGTATGGGCCGCCACAGCAGCAGCCACCCTTTACTGCGCCAAAAAGGTGCGAGAAGAGATGGACGACCGCAAGGTTCCCCTGATGGGGGTTCTCGGCGCTTTCATCTTCGCCGCCCAGATGCTGAATTTCACCATACCGGCGGCGGGCTCCAGCGGCCACCTCGGCGGCGGAATGATCCTCGCCATACTTCTCGGGCCTTACGCGGCTTTTATCGTGATGGCCTCGGTGCTGGCCGTGCAGGCGCTCTTTTTCGCCGACGGCGGCCTTCTGGCGCTTGGCTGCAACATCCTGAACCTCGGCTTTTTTCCCTGCTTCATCGGCTACCCCCTCATCTACAAAAGGGTCGCCGGAAAAACCCCCTCTTCGGGGCGCATAATGGCGGGGGCGATGATCTCGTCGATTGTCGGCCTGCAACTCGGCGCTTTCGGGGTCGTGCTTGAGACCGTCGCGTCAGGGGTATCGGAACTTCCCTTCGGCACCTTCGTCTTCCTCATGCTGCCGATCCACCTCGCCATCGGCGTAGTCGAAGGGCTCGCCACCGCCGCCGTGGTCACCTTCGTCTGGCGCGAGCAGCCCGACATCCTCCTTCGCGCCGCCTCCGGCAATCAATCCGGAGGAGCATCCATGAAAAGAGTCCTCGCCGGGCTGGGTTTATTCGCGCTGCTGGCGGGAGGCCTCCTTTCGTGGTTCGCCTCGACGAACCCGGACGGCCTCGAATGGTCTATCGCGAAAATAACGGGGAAGGGCGAGATAGAGGCGAAAGAGGACGGCGTTCACGCCGCGCTTAAGGATATTCAGAAAAAGACGGCTCTGCTTCCGGACTACGGATTCAAGGAATCCGGGGGGGAGGAAAGCGAAGCGAAGAACAACGGTTTCTCTCCCGAGGCGGGGACGAGCGCCGCGGGGCTCGTCGGCGGCGCAGTAACCCTTCTTCTTGCCGCCGGTTTCGGCTGGGCGCTTAAGCGCCGCAACCAGCCGGCCGCCTGAGGCTGTTTAAAAACTGCTGCGAATCCCGCCTTCGGCGTCGCGTGCTCGCTCGAATCTCGCCTAACAGTCAGTTATGCCTCGCTTCTCGCTGCGCGTCTCCTTGAATCCGGGGTTCTCGCGACGTTTTTAAACAGCCTCCTGGCTCCGTTATCCAGGCAGCCAGCCCGATCAGGGCGCTCTCAAAGCGGCGCCGAAGAGCCTTTCGATCTCCCTCGACGAGACCGCGAAATTAAGCCCGTCGTAGCGGCTCATTGAAAGGGTGTTGACGCCCAGGACCTTTCCCGTCGCTTCGACTATGAGGGGGCCGCCGCTGTTTCCGGGGTTTATGGTGGTATCGGTCTGCAGGTAGTTTATTCCTTCGCTTATCCTCTGCCCGCTGAGTATCCCTCTTGAAAAGCTCCACCCGAGAAATGCCGGAGTGCCGATGGCTATGACCTCCGTCCCCTCCGTCCCCTCTACGGGGTCCGCCAGGGTCAGCCAGGGATACGCGCCCTTCGGCGCGCGGATGAGGGCGAGATCTGCGTCCATGTCTTTTGACAGCACCTCGCCTATCAGCACCCGCCCGTCGCGCAGTTTGAGGCTGACCGTCTTGTCGGTGGAGATGACGTGCTCGTTGGTGACCAAAAGCCCCTCGCGCGTCAGAAAAAAGCCGGTGCCGAGCCCGAACCGGCTCCGCACGGCCACCACCGCATCCATAAAGTCATCGTATTTTGAGGGGGCGGAAGGGACAGGCGCGTCATCGACCGTGCCTTTCTCGCCCATCCGGCGGAATCTGTCCCGTACGGGGTAAACCTTGTGGAGCGTCATGGAATAGTCCTGCCCGCTGGCCGTCACGGCCGGAATTTCGAGGACCCCGTTTCCCGTCGTCATGCTTGTCGTGTTCGTCGCGCGCTTGTCGGGCAAGAAATATTTCGTAGCGTAAATGCCGGGGGAATTCGAGACCTCGAATTCGGCCTTTATATCGCCGTTTTTCCAGCCTGCCTTGATGCTCGATATGACCGTTGCGACCAGAAGTCCGGTAGAAGGGTCTTTTTTTATCCCGATTCGGTGGTTTCCCCGAAGGTCCACCCAGATGCCTTCGATCTTGTCCAGGTCTTCGCTGTTCTCGTCGTAATACTTTTTAAGTTCCTCTTCCTTGACGGCTTTAATCTCCCCTGCGGGGATTTTGGCCGCCTTCTCCTTGGACTCGGTGAGGGTTACGAGCATGTCCGTTACGAGTTTTACGATTACTTTTTTGCTTCTCCAGCTGTTTGGACGGCTGCGGACGCTGTAAATGACCCTGCCGTCGTACAGATCGCACAGATCCATGCTCAGATAAACTATTTCGTCGATGTGCGAGCGTCCGGTCTGATAGGAAACCCGAAGCTCGTAGCTGGCGTCGAGCTTGCTCGCCGTAAGTGCTACCGAGTGTTGGGAAAAAACCTTCTCGATCTTGGGAGTCACCATGGCCGGATCTGTGGGCAAAAACAGATAGACCTTCCCGCCGGGGATGAAATTTTCGATGTTCTCGTGCCTTACGCTTATGTAGGGGGCGCAGCCGCAGAGGGCGGCCAAAAGCAAAAGAGACAAAAGGATTGCAAAGGTGTTTTTGAAACCCTTTTTGCAAGAGAAAATACCCGTGCCACGCAGATACATCTTCCCCCTCCTCGCTTCGGATAAAAAACGGTCCGGGAAATGATGTAGAAAAACAAAAACACCGTCAAAGAAAAAACGAAAACCAGGCCATGCCGCGACGGCCGCTTGAAACTATCGCATCCGGGCTACATACTGTAGTGGACGGGTTTCGCACGGGAAACAACCTTTTCAGGGTGGTGGCGTTTTGGACATTCTCCTCAGCAACGACGACGGCATTCACTCACCGGGGCTTCTGGCGCTGGCCGACGCCCTCTCCCCTCTCGGAAGGGTTGTAGTGGTCGCCCCCGACAGGGAGCGAAGCGCGGTTTCCCACGCTCTCACCCTCCACCGCCCCCTTCGCCTCTCCCGCGTGCGCGAGGACTGGTACTTCGTCGACGGAACTCCCACCGACTGCGTCCACCTCGGGGTCCACGCGGTCCTCACCCGCCCCCCCGGCCTTCTCGTGGCGGGTATAAACGCCGGAGGAAACCTCGGGGACGATCTTACCTACTCCGGCACCCTCGCGGTGGCGATGGAAGGGGCTCTCCTCGGCGTGCCTTCCATGGCCGTCTCCCTGGTCGCCAGAAGCGGCTACGATTTTGCGCCCGCCGGAAGGGTCGCCTTCAAAATTGCGCAGTCCATCCTCGAAAAGGGGCTGCCGGAGAGGACCTTCCTCAACGTAAACGTTCCGGGCTCCCTCCCCGCCGGGGAAGAAGCAAGAATAACGGTAACGAAACAGGGAAGGCGTATCTTCGGCAGCGGAATCGTGAAAAAGACCGACCCCCGCGGCGGCGAATACTACTGGATCGGAGGGACGGAGCTGGGTTACGTGGACGGGGACGAGAAAAGCGACATAGCGGCGATAGCTCGGGGAGAGGTCTCGGTCACACCCCTCCACACCGACCTCACCGACGAACGTTTTTACGACCGGCTCGGGGAGTGGAGCCTTTGAAGTACGACGCGATAGTCGCCGGAGCCGGGGCGGCGGGCATCTTCGCCGCGCGGGAGCTCGCCCTCGGCGGCGCGAAAGTCCTCCTCCTCGAAATGGGTCCTTCCCTCGAACACCGGCTCTGCCCGAGGCGCGAGACCCGAAAGGAGTGCTTTCGCTGCGACCCCTGCCGCCTTCTCTACGGCTGGGGCGGGGCGGGGGCCTTCAGCGACGGCAAGCTCTCCCTTTCGAGCGGCGTCGGGGGGTTTTTGCCGGAGATATTACCGGAAGGGGTCACCGAGGAGCTCTTGTCGCGCGTCGATTCGGTCTACCTCTCCTACGGAGCCCCGGAAAAGGTCTACGGGGGAGACCCGGAGGAGAGCCGCAAATTCTCCGAACTCGCGCTTTCGGCGGGGCTCACCCTCGTCCACAACCCGCTTCGCCATATGGGAACCGACAAATCGCGGGAGGTTCTGGCCCTCATGGAGCGGGACATAAAGAAGATAGCCACGGTGCGCTTCAACCTGCCCTGCGAGGAGGTCCTCGTGGAGAAGGGCGCGGTGAGGGGGGTTCGCGCGGGAAAGGAGACTTTCAAGGCGGACACGGTCATCCTAGCGGGGGGAAGATCGGGCGCGGGGTGGATGAAAGCGGTCGCCGAAAAACTCAAAATCCCCCTGAAACCGAATCCGGTCGACATAGGCGTGCGCGTCGAGTGCCCCTACGAGGTCGCCGCCCCGATGACTACGGGACTTTACGAGGCGAAGCTCCGATACCTCGCCCCCACCTTTCGCGACGAGGTCCGCACCTTCTGCATGAACCCGGGGGGAGAGGTGGTCCACGAGGTTTACGAGGATTGCCTCACCGTTAACGGCCACAGTTACGCCGGGGCCAACGGAGGGCTGACCAACTTCGCCCTGCTGGTGACGACGCGCTTCACCGAGCCCTTCGACGACCCCCTCTCCTACGGCAAATTCATAGCCCGGCTGGCGAATCTCCTCTCGGGGGGGATACTTGTCCAGCGCTATGCGGACCTCGTCTCCGGCAAGCGCTCCAACCCCGAACGCATTAAAAAAGCCCGGTTTTCTCCCACCCTCGAAGACGCGACGCCGGGCGATCTCTCCTTTGCATTGCCTCATCGCCATCTCGTGGATATCATCGAGATGATGACGGCCCTCGACAGGGTCTGCCCCGGCCTCTGCGGAGAGGACACCTTCCTCTACGGCGCCGAGGTAAAGCTCTATTCGAGCAGGATAGCCCTCGACGAAAATCTCGAAACTCCGGTAAAGGGCCTCTACTGCGCGGGCGACGGGGCCGGGGTGAGCAGGGGGCTGATGCAGGCTTCGGCCTCGGGCATGCTGGCCGCAAGGGCGATACTGAAGACAAAAGGAGTGAAAAACTGATCCATAGGGCGAAAATGGGGCGGCTCGCGCAGTCTATTGCGGCGTCCCTCGGAATAACCAACAAAAGAGTCATCGAGGCGGTGGGTCAGATACCCAGGCACCTCTTCGTCGAGGAGGCGCTCACCCTTCGCGCCTACTCCGACGACGCGCTTCCCATTGGCTACGGCCAGACCATCTCAAAAATTTCCACCGTCCTTCGCATGACCGACCTTCTCGACCCGGCCGAGTCCGACAGGATACTGGAAATAGGCACCGGCTCCGGTTTTCAGCTCGCCGTACTGGGCCTTCTTTGCAAGTCTGTCTATTCGGTGGAGAGGGTTGGAGCGCTGGCGATACGGTCAAGGCAAATGATGAACCGGCTCCGCATCTTCGGAGTCAACATACGCTCCGGCGACGGCTCTAAGGGGTGGAGCGAACACGCCCCCTTCGACAAGATAATCGTAACCGCCGCCGCCGCGAAGCTTCCCGAGCCCCTCCTCCTCCAGCTCGCCGTCGGCGGCAGGCTCGTCATCCCCGTGGAATCGGGAGAAAGACAGGTTCTGACGGTCGTCACGCGGCTCGGCGAGGACCAGTGGGAGCAAAAAACCCTCGAAACCTGCAGGTTTGTGCCGCTGGTGGAAGGAGCGAGGGGCCGATGAGAAGAGGGCTTCTACTCCTTTTGCTCGCTCTTTTCCTGTCGTCCTGCGCGATGACCTACGGAGAGCGCCACCACGTCGCGCGGGGCGAGACCATAGAGTCAATCGCCGCCGCAAGGGGGCTGAGCGCGAGTGAGATACGCGAGATGAACTACCTCGGCCCAGCCGACAGGGTAAGCGAGGGAGACACGATATTTCTTCCCGCTCCCGGTGATTCCCCACCTCTGGCAAAGGCCGCGAAAAAGAAAATCCCCGCCGCGCCAGAAAAGATCGCCCCGGCTGAGAAAAAACCCGTAAAGGCTGAAAAACCGGCAGGAGCATCGCCCCCGGCGATTGTCCCGGCTCCCCCGCCAGCGAAACAAAAGCCCGCGGAAAAACCTGAAACGGCTGCATCCAAACCCTCTTCGGCGAGGCTGCTTTGGCCTCTTGCCGGCGCGGTCGTGCGCGGATACGGCGAAGGGGGCGGCAAGGGAATCGACATAGCCGCCAGGGGCGGCGAGAGGGTCAAAGCCTCCGCCGGAGGGCAGGTGAATTACGCCGGGCTTCCGGCAAGGGCTTACGGAACGATGGTCATACTCGACCACGGGGGCGAATTCTACACGGTCTATTCCAACATGTCGGCTCTCATAGTCAAAACGGGGGAGAAAATCTCCGCCGGCCAGGTTCTGGGCTCCTCCGGAGACTACCTTCACTTCGAGGTGCGCAAGGGAATAGGCGCCGTTGACCCCCTTTTATACTTGCCCGCCCGCTAGTCATGCGTTTACCATAAAAAATTGACCAGGGGCGCTTAAATTTGGCAGGTAGAAGGGGCGAGATGGAAAACGAAAACGTCGTCCGGAAACCTTCGACTTCTCACGAGGAATCAAAGGACGCCGCGTTTGACGGCAACAGGCCGAAAAAGGTCGCCGGAAGCGCGATAACCCTTTATCTTTCGGAAATTCGCGCCATCGAGCTCCTTTCGGCCGAAGAGGAGCGCAGCCTCGCGCTTGCCATGTCCTCGGGGGATGAAACGGCCAGAAGCAGGCTCATCGAGGCAAACCTTCGCCTCGTCGTCAACCTCGCCCGCAGATACTCCAACCGCGGCCTCCCCCTTCTGGACCTTATCGAGGAAGGCAACCTCGGCCTCATCCGCGCCGTTGAAAAATTCCTCCCCGACAAGGGTTGCAGGTTCTCCACCTACGCGACCTGGTGGGTGAGACAGTCGATCGAGCGCGCCCTCGTCAACCACGCGGGAACGGTCCGGCTGCCGGTTCACGTCGCCGAAGACCTAGATCGCCTGATACGGACAACCGAAACCCTGCGGCGGAAGGAAGGGGTCGATCCCCGCGACGCCGACGTAGCCGCAGCCCTCGAAGTCCCCGTGGAGCGCGTCAGAAGGCTTCTCGGGCTGGTAAGAAGGACTTTCAGCCTCGACCAGCCCCTCGGGGAAGAGGGTGATTTCAACCTCCACGACACTCTGGAGGACAGCCAGAATCCCCACCCCGCCGAGGTGCTCCAGCACATGGAGATGGTGGCGCTGCTTTCCGAGTGGGTGGAAAAGCTTCGCCCAAGGGAGCAGGAGATACTGGAACTGCGCTACGGCTTCGGCGAAGAGGAGCCCATGACCCTCGAAGAGATAGGATGCCTGCACAACGTGACCCGCGAGCGCATCCGCCAGATCGAAAAGGGCGCTATCAGGAAACTGCGGCGGATGGCCGCGCAAAAGCAGGTTCAATTCAGTTCGCTTTTTTGAAACTCACAAAATCAGAGGCGCAAAAATGGACGAGCTAAAGAAAAAAATAAGGGATATCCAGGATTTTCCGAAGCCCGGCATAGGCTTTAAGGACATAACCACCCTTCTGAGGGATGCGTCGAGCTTCAACCGCGCCGTCGACCTCATGGCGCACAGGTACATCGATCAGAAGGTTGACGTGGTGCTCGGCATCGAGGCGCGCGGCTTCATCATCGGCGCCGCCCTCGCCTACAAGCTCAACAAGGGCGTCATCCTCGTAAGAAAACCCGGAAAGCTCCCTTACAAGACCAACAGCGTCTCCTACTCGCTCGAATACGGCACCGACACCCTTGAAATCCACCAGGACGCCGTCGAGCCCGGCCAAAACGTGCTCATCGCCGACGACGTGCTTGCCACCGGCGGCACGGTGCGGGCCGTTTCGGATCTGGTCCACGACATGGGCGGCAAGGTCATCGAGTGCGCTTTTCTGGCGGAGCTTACCTTCCTGAAGGGCCGCGACAGGCTTTCGGACCTTCCGATTTTCAGCCTCCTGCAATTCTGAGGAGGAAGGGAAAAGCAGTATGAAAAGGTCGGTTAACAAAGGAACAAAAAGCTCTCTCATTCCGGGAGTGTTGCTCCTTGCCGCTCTCCTCTTCGGCGGTTGCGGGACGGATTTCGAGCTCGGCCTCTGGACGGCGGAAGAACAGGACGGCGCCACAGGCTCCGCTACTTCCTTCGGCAGAGATACGCTCGACGCCGTGAACGGCGTCGCAGTCTCCGGGGACTTCCTTTACGTGACCGACCCCTTTAACGATCTCGTAATAAAACTCGACATGACCAGGTCTTCTCCCGACGACATGGTCTGGGAAGCGGGCGGCACGGGCTCTGGCGTGACGGAGCTGGACGACCCCGCCGGGATAGCCATAGACGAGGAAGACAACCTCTGGGTGGCCGATTCCCGCAACGGACGCATACAGAAGCTCTCCTCCGGCGGCGCTTTCCTTGCGAGTATCGGCGAGGGCGAACTCGATACGCCGGTGGGCGTCGCGGTCAAGCAGGGCTTCGTCTACGTGACCGACGAAGTTCTCCACAAGGTGTTCAAATACTCGGCCATAGGCGTCAAGGTTGACGAGTTCGGAACGGGTCCGGGCAGCGCGCAGGGCCAGCTAAACAGCCCGGCGGGAGTCGCCGTGGACATCGACGGCGACGTCTTTGTCGTGAACCGGGGCAATTTCCGGGTCGAGGTCTTCTCCGACAGCGGAGGCTTCCTAAGAAGCTTCGGCGGGAACGGCACAGCCGCCGGAATGTTCCGCAACCCCTACGGAATCGCCGCAGATGCCTTTCGGCGCGTGCTGGTAGGGGACAGAAACCTGAACAAGATTCAGCGGTTCGA
This window contains:
- a CDS encoding cobalamin biosynthesis protein CbiM, with translation MHMADALVSPAVGGAVWAATAAATLYCAKKVREEMDDRKVPLMGVLGAFIFAAQMLNFTIPAAGSSGHLGGGMILAILLGPYAAFIVMASVLAVQALFFADGGLLALGCNILNLGFFPCFIGYPLIYKRVAGKTPSSGRIMAGAMISSIVGLQLGAFGVVLETVASGVSELPFGTFVFLMLPIHLAIGVVEGLATAAVVTFVWREQPDILLRAASGNQSGGASMKRVLAGLGLFALLAGGLLSWFASTNPDGLEWSIAKITGKGEIEAKEDGVHAALKDIQKKTALLPDYGFKESGGEESEAKNNGFSPEAGTSAAGLVGGAVTLLLAAGFGWALKRRNQPAA
- a CDS encoding serine protease, with the protein product MYLRGTGIFSCKKGFKNTFAILLSLLLLAALCGCAPYISVRHENIENFIPGGKVYLFLPTDPAMVTPKIEKVFSQHSVALTASKLDASYELRVSYQTGRSHIDEIVYLSMDLCDLYDGRVIYSVRSRPNSWRSKKVIVKLVTDMLVTLTESKEKAAKIPAGEIKAVKEEELKKYYDENSEDLDKIEGIWVDLRGNHRIGIKKDPSTGLLVATVISSIKAGWKNGDIKAEFEVSNSPGIYATKYFLPDKRATNTTSMTTGNGVLEIPAVTASGQDYSMTLHKVYPVRDRFRRMGEKGTVDDAPVPSAPSKYDDFMDAVVAVRSRFGLGTGFFLTREGLLVTNEHVISTDKTVSLKLRDGRVLIGEVLSKDMDADLALIRAPKGAYPWLTLADPVEGTEGTEVIAIGTPAFLGWSFSRGILSGQRISEGINYLQTDTTINPGNSGGPLIVEATGKVLGVNTLSMSRYDGLNFAVSSREIERLFGAALRAP
- the surE gene encoding 5'/3'-nucleotidase SurE — its product is MDILLSNDDGIHSPGLLALADALSPLGRVVVVAPDRERSAVSHALTLHRPLRLSRVREDWYFVDGTPTDCVHLGVHAVLTRPPGLLVAGINAGGNLGDDLTYSGTLAVAMEGALLGVPSMAVSLVARSGYDFAPAGRVAFKIAQSILEKGLPERTFLNVNVPGSLPAGEEARITVTKQGRRIFGSGIVKKTDPRGGEYYWIGGTELGYVDGDEKSDIAAIARGEVSVTPLHTDLTDERFYDRLGEWSL
- a CDS encoding FAD-dependent oxidoreductase — translated: MEPLKYDAIVAGAGAAGIFAARELALGGAKVLLLEMGPSLEHRLCPRRETRKECFRCDPCRLLYGWGGAGAFSDGKLSLSSGVGGFLPEILPEGVTEELLSRVDSVYLSYGAPEKVYGGDPEESRKFSELALSAGLTLVHNPLRHMGTDKSREVLALMERDIKKIATVRFNLPCEEVLVEKGAVRGVRAGKETFKADTVILAGGRSGAGWMKAVAEKLKIPLKPNPVDIGVRVECPYEVAAPMTTGLYEAKLRYLAPTFRDEVRTFCMNPGGEVVHEVYEDCLTVNGHSYAGANGGLTNFALLVTTRFTEPFDDPLSYGKFIARLANLLSGGILVQRYADLVSGKRSNPERIKKARFSPTLEDATPGDLSFALPHRHLVDIIEMMTALDRVCPGLCGEDTFLYGAEVKLYSSRIALDENLETPVKGLYCAGDGAGVSRGLMQASASGMLAARAILKTKGVKN
- a CDS encoding protein-L-isoaspartate(D-aspartate) O-methyltransferase produces the protein MGRLAQSIAASLGITNKRVIEAVGQIPRHLFVEEALTLRAYSDDALPIGYGQTISKISTVLRMTDLLDPAESDRILEIGTGSGFQLAVLGLLCKSVYSVERVGALAIRSRQMMNRLRIFGVNIRSGDGSKGWSEHAPFDKIIVTAAAAKLPEPLLLQLAVGGRLVIPVESGERQVLTVVTRLGEDQWEQKTLETCRFVPLVEGARGR
- a CDS encoding LysM peptidoglycan-binding domain-containing protein translates to MRRGLLLLLLALFLSSCAMTYGERHHVARGETIESIAAARGLSASEIREMNYLGPADRVSEGDTIFLPAPGDSPPLAKAAKKKIPAAPEKIAPAEKKPVKAEKPAGASPPAIVPAPPPAKQKPAEKPETAASKPSSARLLWPLAGAVVRGYGEGGGKGIDIAARGGERVKASAGGQVNYAGLPARAYGTMVILDHGGEFYTVYSNMSALIVKTGEKISAGQVLGSSGDYLHFEVRKGIGAVDPLLYLPAR
- a CDS encoding sigma-70 family RNA polymerase sigma factor — encoded protein: MENENVVRKPSTSHEESKDAAFDGNRPKKVAGSAITLYLSEIRAIELLSAEEERSLALAMSSGDETARSRLIEANLRLVVNLARRYSNRGLPLLDLIEEGNLGLIRAVEKFLPDKGCRFSTYATWWVRQSIERALVNHAGTVRLPVHVAEDLDRLIRTTETLRRKEGVDPRDADVAAALEVPVERVRRLLGLVRRTFSLDQPLGEEGDFNLHDTLEDSQNPHPAEVLQHMEMVALLSEWVEKLRPREQEILELRYGFGEEEPMTLEEIGCLHNVTRERIRQIEKGAIRKLRRMAAQKQVQFSSLF
- a CDS encoding adenine phosphoribosyltransferase; the encoded protein is MDELKKKIRDIQDFPKPGIGFKDITTLLRDASSFNRAVDLMAHRYIDQKVDVVLGIEARGFIIGAALAYKLNKGVILVRKPGKLPYKTNSVSYSLEYGTDTLEIHQDAVEPGQNVLIADDVLATGGTVRAVSDLVHDMGGKVIECAFLAELTFLKGRDRLSDLPIFSLLQF